The genomic window ACAATAACAACATCCATTTTATCGAGCCACTTGATCGCATCAACAACGCCCTTTGTTGCTTCTTTTGCTCTTTGTTTTGCTTGTTTTTCCTTCATGCCTTTCTTCATGAAGTCTTCATAATCTATTTTTGTAGCAATTCCGGGTGTGTCTACGAGATTGAATTTGAGTTCTTTTCTGCCTTTTTTGACGACAATGCTTTCTTTTTCTTGAACTTCTCGAGTTTCATGTTCTATTTTGGAGGCACTTCCCATCTCTTCGCCAAGCCAGTCTTGACAGATAACGTTTGCAAGCGTTGTTTTACCTCCATTTGGAGGCCCATAAAGACCTATTTTGATGTCTCTTCGAGATTTGAAAATATCCTTGAGAACCTTTTGAATGAATTTTTGAACGAAATTGATCATGTAAATAACCCCTTTTTTCCTCGTCTAAAAGAGCTAAACGCGCTTTAAATAACTTTTGTTTTCTTCTAGTTGGTGACGAAAAAATTAAATAGTCAATTTGCTGTTCTGAGAAGAATGGATGATGTTGTGCGCGCCGACCTTATAGATGTTCTTGAGGGTGTGCTTTTTTGCATAGAAAAGAAAAATTCTGATGGGATCAAAGAACTCTCAGAACGGGCAATTGACACAGCAAGCAAATATGATAGCACGCATGCTCTTAAATTCGCAGTTTTGCTTTATGCAGCGTCAAAAATTCTTGGACGTTGTGGATTTACTCATGGGGTGTGCGTGGATATTAAGAAGGGCTTTTTGAGAGCAAAGCAGTTTTTAGAGCGAGGAGATGATGCATCTGTTGAGCGCGAGGTTAAAAAGCTTTTCAAACAACTTTCAGCTTCCGAGAAGAAGTTTCGTTCATTTGTTGATTACGTGGTGGAGTCTGCTCAAACAAAAAAAGGTGCTGGGCTGTATAAAAGAGGGGTGAGTCTTGCAAGAGCGGCTGAATTATTGGGTATTTCTCGTTGGGAACTTATGCAGTACGTTGGAAAAACGCGTATTGTTGATGAGGATAAGGTTCCTCTTCGTGTAAAGGATCGACTGAATTTTGCACGGAGGTTATTTTCATGAGGCAAATCGTTTTTGATGCAGGACCCATTATTTCGCTTGCAACGAACAATCTTCTCTTCATTTTGAAAGAACTGAAGAATCAGTTTGATGGTGTTTTCCTTGTTTCCAACTCTGTTATTGGTGAACTCGTCGATGCGCCTTTAAAGACGAGGAAATTTAAGTTTGAAGCGTTGCAAGTTCTCAAGTTGTTACGAGAAAGAACGCTTATCGCGGCGTATTCGCCTCAGATCGATGAGATTACCGTTACCCTTGAGCGCCTTGCAAACAATATCTTTCATTGTCATCATCATCCAATAACTATTCTTCAAAGGGGTGAGCTCTCATCACTTGCTCTTGCAATTCATCGTGGTGCTGATGCAGTGGTGGTTGATGAGCGCATCACAAGGATACTTATAGAATCTCCTCAAAGTCTTGTGAAGATTTTTGAGCGTAGGTTGCGAACAAAAGTATGGGTGGATCGTAACACTCTTGATCAGTTTTCATCGCTTACGCGCGATGTGAGGATATTGCGCTCGACGGAAATTGTTGCAGTTGCGTTTGAGAAGGGGTTGCTTGATCAATTTCTTGCGCAAATCCCTGATGCAAGAAGGGTATTGCTTGACGCGTTACTGTGGGGGCTTAAACTTAATGGTTGTGCAATTTCCGAGAGGGAGATTGAGAAGATTGAAAAAGCAATTCTCTAACTACTGAATAATCAAAAGGTTTATATACCTCGTTCTCGACGGTTAGCCTCATAACATTTGTTTTGGAGGATAAACAAAAATGGCAAAAAAAGTTGCAAAGGTTGGTATTGACAAAGAGCCTGGCTACTTGTACTTCGTCGACAAGGATGGAGACATTTCTTGTGCGAAGATGAGTAGAGGTAAAAAAAAGAGTTCTGCTAAGCCCAAAAAAGTGGCTAAGGTCGGCGTACAAAAAGAGGCAGGTTACTTGTACTTCATTGATAAGGATGGAGATGTTTCTGCAGCAAAGATGGTTCGCGGTGGAAGAAAAAAATCTTCTAAGAAGAAGGCTGCGAAGAAAAAGGCAAAGAAAAAAGTAGCTAAGAAGAAGGCTACTAAGAAAAAAGCTGCCAAAAAGAAGGCTACCAAAAAGAAAGCTACTAAGAAGAAGGCTTCTAAAAAGAAATCCAAAAGGTAGTTCTGAATTTTTATGTGCGGGCTTCCGCACATTCCTTTTCTTCTTATTTTTTTTGAGCGATTTTCGGGTTGTGTTGCGGAACAAAAGGCAGAATCGGAAGACAAACTTAACTACTTCAGAGTAGTAACTATTATAAGGGGGTTCTCTTCTCGAAGTATTCTATGGGCACACTACATTATCTCAACCTTTCTGAGTCCCTGTTACGCGAGCAAAAACGTAACAGCAAACCCCAACTCGCAGAAGAAGGTATTAGGGGTGGAATTAATGTGTTTCTCTGTGAGCCGTCAGATGATTTTCTTCTTCGTTCAGTCATTAAACTGCCCCAAAAAACCCTCTGCTCACATCACGGTCGTCCTCTAAGAGCTTCTAAAGGAAGAATTATGGAGGCGTCTTGCCTTGCAGGAATCAATCCTCATCACTATCAAACAAAAGGTGATGTTGGAACGTGGTATTACGCTCTTACAGATCTTCTAGGGCAGTGCTATTCCAAAGGAGCATTCAACACACAAGTCTACCTTCCCTTTACCGCACTCACAGTAAAGGAAGAAGAGCACATTCTTGCTACATCCACATTCGAAGATGGCATCATTCACTTTGAACACTTTTGTTACACACTAGAGCAATTTCTTCGAAGCGTTTCTTCACTGCGGTGACAACAGCACACTCAAATAGTTGTTCAACTTCGCACACCCCATGAGATTTATTCACTGTGCAGATATACACATAGGGGCGTGGAGAGACCAGCGTATGTCCCAACTACCCCTCAAAGCATTCACACAACTTGTTGATGACGCACTTTCTCTTAAGGTGGATTTTATTCTGCTCGCAGGTGACTTTTTCAACACTGCACTTCCATCAATTGACCTACTCAAATCAACAATCATTCAACTCATAAGACTCAAAAACGCGCAAATACCCGTATACTGCATCCCTGGATCGCACGACTACTCGCCATCAGGAAAGACCATGCTAGATATCCTTGAACAAACAAACCTTCTTACAAACGTGTTCAAAGGAACCATACGAGATGAAGAACTACATCTCGCATTCACACAAGACCCAAAAACGGGAGCAAAACTCACGGGTATGCCAGGACGCAAAGGCGTGCTTGAGAAAAAACTCTACACAAAACTCGCGCGCACAAATCTTGAACAAGAGGTAGGATTCAAAATTTTCTTATTTCACACTGCTCTTGACGAACTCAAACCAGAACATCTTGACCTGATGGATGCAGCACCAATTTCTTTGCTTCCTCAAGGGTTTGAATATTACGCGGGAGGTCATGTACATGTCGTTAACCAAAAGACGTTTTCGCAGTACAAGAATGTGCTTTATCCAGGACCTCTTTTTCCCACAACGTTTTCAGAACTAGAACGCCTAAGCGTTGGAGGGTATTACTTCTATGATGAGGGAACAATCACCTACGAACCAATAGTTGTAAAAAAACATCAACACTTCGTTATTGACGTAACAAATAAAAGCCCCGTACAGATTAACGAAGAGATTATTCGCATTGCAAACAACCCTATCGACCAAACAATTATCACCGTGAGGTTTACAGGCGAGCTTGAAAATTCCACACTTGCAGACATAAATCTACAGTCAGCACGATCATTCATTGAACAAAAAGCTTTTTGCGTGCTCTTCTCACTCAATGAAGTTATGGTGAAGAAAAAAGAGATGAAAAAAGAAATCATTAAGGTGACTGCTGAGCAAGAAGAGATTATGCGAGCTCTTGATTGTGAAAGAAAAGAAGGAGAGACAGTACATGACTTTGAGAAGCGACTCTTGGAAAGGGTGTTTGCAACACTACAAATCAAGTAATTCCTTGAGAAGTTTATTCACTTGAGCAGGACTTGCTTGTCCCTTAGTTTCTTTCATCACCTTTCCAACAAAGAAATTAATTGCTTTTGGCTCGCCCGATTTAACGTCTTCAACCGCCTGAGGATGTTCTTCAATGAGTTTTTGCAGAAGCGGTTTAAGTGCAGAACTATCTGAGACAACTTCTAAACCTTTCTCCTTAACATATTCTTTTGGAGAAAATGGTCTTTTAATAAGCTCTGCAAGAATCTCTCTTGCGGAAATGTCCGTGATTTTCTTCTCATCAACGAGCTCAAGAAGCTCAATTATTTGTGATTCATCCGCTTCAACCTCAGACCACACTTTTTCAGACTCATTAAGCACCTTATTCAATTCATGGCGTAACCAACGAACAGCGAGTTTCGGATCAATGCGCTGAGCAACTTCCTCAAAAAGATGCGCAAGACTTAATTCTTGTGCCAAGATTCGAGCATCTTCTTCAGGAATACTGTGCTCTTCAACAAATTTCTTCACTTTTTCAAAATGCAACTCAGGCATAGAATCTTTAATTGAGTTCACAAATTCTTCTGAGAGCGTAATGGGAACAAGGTCTGGATCAATAATATATCCGTAATCTGCTTCGGTCTCTTTAGTACGCATACGTGTAGTAACTCCTTTAACAGCGTCCCAAGCTCGAGTATCTTGAACTAGTTGCTCTCCTCTCTTAACTGCGTCTCTTTGCCTTTCAACCTCATAACATAACGCTCTCTCAATTTCTTTAAATCCGGTAATGTTCTTTACCTCTGAGCGAACGTATCCTGACTCCTTAATAGAAATATTTGCATCAGCTTTAATGATACAGGTTGAAGCATCAAAGACACCTAAGTAATGAAGAACGGTGATAAGCTCTTTCATAAGTTCGCGTGCTTCCTCGGGAGAATTCATATCCGGTCCGGTAACGATCTCGCACAGCGGATCTCCTGATCTGTTATAGTCAACAAGAGAATACGCTCCCTTGTGCACAAGACTTGCAGGATCTTCTTCAAGATGTGCTCTTACAATTCCCACTGTTTTCCCAGAAGGAAGGCGGATGTGACCATTACTTCCAAGAGGGATTTCAAACTGAGACGTTTGATAATTTTTTGAAAGATCTGGGTAAAAGTAGGACTTTCTTGAAAAAATAAGCGTGGGTGCAATACTGCAATGAAGTGCAAGTGCAAGTTTAATGCCTTGCTCTATTGCTGCTTTATTAACAACTGGTTTCGCACCAGGCATGCCAAGACAGGTAGGACAGGTACGTGAATTGGGTGGTTCATTCTCCCTTAACGGGATTCTCGAGCAGCCACAAAAGAGTTTAGTTCGAGTATTCAACTCAACGTGAATTTCTAAACCTATAACAACATCAGAAGTAAATGACTCGCTCATCTGAACTGCACCACCTTGTCCTCTTCAAAATGATTCCCTATGACAAGCAATCCGGAAGGAAGCTTGGTGTCTAGCGGAACGTTCATATGGGGAAGCCCTGCAAGATTAGGTCCAACGACGAGTTGATCTGCCAAGTAGTGTTGCAGAGGTGTGAGTTTTTCAATTTCATCAAAAGTGGGAGGAAACATGGGGGATGTCGCGCTGACAATAACATCAACTTCTTCAAACGCTTTCTTGTACTCATTGATGATTTCCGTGCGTACGCGTGCTGCTTTGATGTAAAAGGCGTCACGTTGTCCTGCCATGCGTGCAAAGGTGCCTAAAATGATGCGACGCTTTGCTTCTTTTCCGAAGTGTTTAGAGCGCACCTTAGTAAAGTACTCATTGTAGGGCTCTTCAAGAGGTTCAACCATACCATAACGCATACCGCAGTACTTGGCAAGATTGGTTGAAGCTTCACTCATAGCAAGAATGTAATATGTCGCAAGAGAATACTTTTTAGTCAAGGGGAGATTAATCTCTTTAACACACGCACCTTCTTGTTTCCACAGGTCTATTTTCTTATTCATTGCCTGTACAATTTCAGGATGAACGCCTTCAATGTTGAGAACGCCAATGGTAAGACCATTAACTCCCCTGTATGAGAGGGGTTCTACTTTTTTCTTGCTTGAAGTAGAATCTTTTTCATCATAACCCATAATCACATTGAGGGTTTTGATGATAAGTTCAGGATCCTTACTAAGGGGACCTATTTTATCAAGGGAATTACCATAAGAGAGTAATCCATATCGAGAAACACGACTATACGTTGGCGCAAAACCGTACACACCACAAAACGCTGCGGGAACAACAATACTCCCTCCTGTTGATTCGCCTAGCGCTACGTGATTATCAATGAGCTTTGCAGCAGCCCCTGCACCGCCACTTGAACCACCACAACTGCGATTTTGATCAACGGGGTTTTTGGGAATGGGAACATCAAGACCGGTGTTAACGCAAAATCCTCCAAATCCAAACTCGTCTTGAATAGTTTTTCCAATAATGGTTGCTCCCGCCGCAAGAACCTTTTCAACGACGGTTGCGTTGATAAGCGGTTTATACCCTTTGAGAATCCTACTTGATGCAGTGGTTTCCATACCTTTTGCGCAGATCGCATCTTTAAGAGAAATAGTGACTCCACTAAGAGGCCCGTCTTGAGTTGGCTTCATCTCTTGTAAGGTGCTAAAACAATGAGTAAGTTCTTGTGCTTGTTGAGGAGTCATAGTATTTTAGGTCCTTTGAAATAAGAATCTTTTTTATGTTCTGTTTGTGAGAGCGCTTCTTCAATGCTTAAGCATTCTTGGGGTTCATCTTCTCGCAAAGCATCTTGAAGAGGAAGAGGGTGAAAACTCGGCTCTGCGCTGGTTTCAAACTCTTTGATATGCTCGAAAAAATCCAGGATTTCTTTGAGTTGTGATAAGAATTCTTCTTTTTCTTCTTCACTTAATTCAATTCGCGCATTCTTTGCAACTTGTTCTAAGAGTTCTTTGGTGATGTCCATTATTGCGATCTGGGAAGTTTAAGATCTATGAACAGTTCTTTGAGTTGTTCTTTTGAGATCTGCGAAGGAGATCCGTCCATGGGACACTGAGCACTTTTATTCTTCGGAAACGCGATGACTTCTCTGATGTCATCAAGACCCAATGCAAGTGCTACGATACGATCAAAGCCGATACCCATTCCGCCATGAGGTGGGACGCCGTATTTGAATGCTTCAAGAAGAAATCCAAACTTTTCTTGTGTTTCTTCTTCACTAATGCCAATTGCGCGAAGCACTCTTGTTTGTAATTCTGGGTTTGTGTTACGAATAGATCCTGATGCAATTTCAACACCGTTGAGGACAAGGTCGAATTGTTTACAGTATACTTTTCCAGGATCGTCTTCAAGATATTGTATGGTTTCTTCGGTGAGCATGGAAAATGGGTTGTGGCCTGCTTCCCATTTTTCCTCATCTTCATTCCACTCGAAGAAGGGAAAGTCAGTAACCCACACGAAGTTGAGTTTGTCTTCGTCAATGAGGCCTTGTCTTTTACCAATTTCACGTCGAAGTTTGTCAAGAACAAGATGTGTTGTGTGTTTGGTATCTGCGATGAAGAGTAGAACGGTGTCAGGCTGCGCACCCGTTTTCTCTTTGATTTGTGCAAGGATGTCTTGAGAGAAGAACTTTGCGATGTTTCCTTCAAATCCTTCAGGAGTTGCGCGCATCCAGGCCATTCCTTTTGCACCTGCTTGCTGGGAAAACTTAATGAGTTCGTCAAGTTCTTTTCTTCCGATATTTTTTGGAGGGTTAATGCATTTTACAATTCCCCCGTTTTCAACAACACTTCTAAACACAGTAAAATCGCTGTTACGAACAATATCAGTTACATCATGTAAGAACATCTCAAAGCGGGTATCTGGTTTATCTGTTCCGTATTTTTCCATTGCTTCTGCAAAGGAGATTCTTGGAAACGGTGTTGGAAGTTCTACTTGTTTGATCTCTTTGAAAATCGCCTTCATAATAGTTTCCCCGACTTCATAGAGCTGTTCAAGTGTGGGAAAACTCATTTCAAGATCTATTTGAGTGTGTTCAGGTTGTCTGTCTGAGCGCAGATCTTCATCACGTAGGCACTTTGCGAATTGGTAGTATCTATCACAACCACTCGCCATAAGTATTTGCTTGTAGAGTTGAGGAGACTGAGGAAGAGCATAAAACTTTCCCGGATTCACTCTTGAGGGAACGACGTAATCGCGTGCACCTTCAGGGGTTGATTTGACAAGAAGGGGTGTTTCAACATAAAGAAATCCTTGCGAATCTAGTTCTTTGTGAACTGCTTGCATTGCTTTGTGGCGTGCAAGAAGGTTTCTTTGCATGATTGGCCTTCTTAGATCAAGAAATCTGTATTTGAGACGTAAATCATCACTTACAACCTTACGGTCATCAACTTCAATAGGTGGTGTTTGAGCTTTGCTAAGGATGGTAAGCTGAGTAACTTCAACTTCAATTTCTCCCGTTTCAAGGTTGGGATTAACAAGCCCTTCACCTCGTGCAAGCACTTTGCCAGTAACTTCAAGCACATCTTCTCTTCTGAGGTGTTCAGCATCACTAAAATCAGGGCAGTCAGGGTTGAAGACGATCTGAGTTATTCCATAGCGATCCCTAAGATCAACAAAGATAACGCCTCCATGATCCCTTCTGCTATTCACCCATCCACAAAGTGTCACTGTTGATCCTACGTGGTCTTTGCGTAATTGATTGCAAGTATGCGTTCTAGTCATAAGAGGGAATGCTCAAATCTTTGTTTATAAAGGTTTGCCGTTGTTTACGTACTGGTTAGGTACCAATCAGATACCGTCTCGTCCTCCCAACACAAGACTGCCAAGTAGGATTTGGTTGGGTGTAGGAGGAATGAGTATAAGCTTATAAAACAAGCATTACCCTCTCAAAACATGTTCAATATCAAAGCAAAGCAAGGCATGGCAAGAGTGGGAGAGCTTACCACTCCTTCGGGAAAACGAATCAAAACCCCGTTTTTCATGCCTGTTGCTACAAAAGGATCTGTGAAGTTCATAACTTCTGAGGATCTTGCACAGATGGGTGCAGGAGCAGTGATTATGAACTCCTATATGCTCTCCTTCAAGCCGGGCCAGGAACTTATTAAAAAAGCAGGAGGGCTGCATGCATTCACGGGGAATGACGGAGTAATCTTTACAGACTCGGGTGGTTTTCAGATGCTTCGCGAAGAATTATTCTTGGAAATAACAAATAACAAGGTGAAATTCAAAAATCCCTATACGCTCAAACCCACTTGGTTCTCACCTGAAACGGTAATGGAATTACAAGCGGATTTGGGAAGTGATGTCGCAATGGCTCTTGACCACGTACCTGCAATACGCGCGGATAAAGAGGAGATACGAAAGGCCTGTGCGCGAACACATCTCTGGGCTAAGAGGTGTCTTGATCATCACAAAAAACTACGAGAAGAAAAAGGCGTAAAGCAGCTACTTTTTGGTATTGCACAAGGAGGGGTTCATGAAGACTTACGTGAAGAGTCTGCAAGAATCATCAGTGCTATGGATTTTGATGGTTTTGCAATGGGTGGTTTGTGCATCGGTGAGACGCGTGAATCCATGTACCAAGCAATCACGGTGCAAGCAAAAATTCTTCCTGAAAACAAACCACGCTATTTGATGGGGGTGGGCTCTCCAGAGGATCTTGTTGAAGCGGTAGCGCATGGTTGTGACTGTTTTGATAGCATTTTTCCCACGCAAAACGCGCGACATGGTATTGTTTTCACTCGGGATGGGGCGTATGATATTAAATCCTCTGAGTTCAAGGAGGATTTCTCCCCTCTTGACATCCATTGTTCATGTAAGATTTGTAAAAGATATTCAAGGGCGTTTATCCACCACCTCTTTCGCTCAAAAGAACATTCCGTTTACCAATTGGTTTCTTATCATAACTTATTCTTCAACCAGCAAGTAATGCGTGAATGTCGTGAGCATATCAAGAAAGGAACATTTGACACGTTCAGAAAAGAGTTTATTGAAAGGTACACGCAAGGATCATTCAAAGAAAAAGAGTTTAGCGAAATAAAATGATGAGTACTACTCTGATTACTTCTTCTTATTGGTTTTATTGATAAACCAAATGCTCAAAATAAAAATAACTACTAAAATCAGAAAACCCACCTTACTGCGTGAGCCAAAATAAGTCCAGGTTGAGAAGAATGAGGACAGCACTGCTCCCATGAAGAGACCGTTTTTAACGTAGTCAAGAACTGGCGCGAAGAGTGCGACGAGAAGAGCGATTAAACTTGCAAGGGTTACGAAGACATATTTGTATCCTCGAATGGTATTGTTCTCTTTATCTATGCGTTCTTGTTCTGCCCTGTTCTGATCGGCGCAGGCTTGCTGTTCTGCTCTTTCCTGCGCAGTCATATTCTCAGAGGGTTTGGGGTAAAAGCAGTCCTTCCACTCATACGTTTTCTCCTCAAAAAAAACATTTGCGCCCATAAATACAAGAGGAATAAAAAGAAGTGCAATAATTGAAGGATAGAGGATGCTTTGCCAGTTTTTCATAGTTTGCCGGTAAGATGTAAATCTAATATTAAGTTTTCTAATTTCTGCAAGTCGTACTTGATTGAATCAAATTTTTTGCGCAGTTCCCCATTTGAAAATTCAAAGAGCATAAGCTCATCATATATTTCAGAGACTGCATCTTTGAGCATGAGGGCATCTTTAGTGTTTCCTTTAATACTTTGATTGATGGCGCGACGAACAAGCTCTCCCGTAACGTCGATAAGGCCCAGGAGGTAGTGTTCAGGTTCTAATTGGAGTTCTTTGGATGTGGGAATTCTTTTTTTGGTGAGTAAGTCATGTAATATTCTTGCTTCTGCATATTCTTGAGCTGCCACCTTGAAACTTCCAGAAAAGAGTAATCGAGGTTTGTCTTTTACAAATTCGTAGAGTTTTTTGAAGAGTTCTTCAAGCTCTTGAACCTTTTTAGACGTGGTTGCATCGTCGCGGTGAAGCGCGTAGATAACCTCTTTGGATTTACGCACAACTTCACGTGATTGTTTTATGACTTGTTCTCTTGCTTCATCTGCGCGGTCAAGTTGTTCGCGCAGCATTGAAAGATCGTTCTTATCAAGCATATGGTTGTGATTATTTGTGTCTATTTAAGTCTTATTGGGTGGATTGAGTGCGTCTAGACGCAGTACGACAAAACATTTAAAAAGCGCGAAAGGGTGGTAGTTTATAAGATGGTGTCGGCATTTCGAGGTGTACTTGAGTTCTTTGACCGGATTGGGATTTATGATGTTGTTCTACCATTTCTTCTCGTTTTCTCGATTGTCTTTGCAATTCTTGAAAAGTCCAAAGTTTTTGGAACTGAAGTTCTCGAAGACGGCAAGAGGTATACAAAGAAGAATATTAATTCCATGGTCGCTTTTGTTGTTGCGTTCCTTGTCGTTGCTTCATCAGAGATTGTTCGTATCATCAATGAATCTCTTGCTAACATGGTTATTTTGCTCATGCTCGCAGTATCGTTTCTCATTTTGATCGGAGTGTTTTACAAAGCAGAAGATGAAGAAGGGTTTTGGCTTAGCGAAGGAGGTTGGAGGACTTTGTGGATTATCATCATGTTTGTGGGTATTGTCCTTATTTTCCTCAATTCCCTTGGTTGGCTAGAAGTTCTGTGGGAATATTTATATACGAAGTGGGACAGTACTGTTGTAGGATCAGTGATCCTCCTTGCAATTGTAATTGGCATGATGTACGCAATTACAAAGTCGCCCAAAGAAGGAGGTAAATAAAGAGGATTATGGCTACGTTTGATACGGTTTTACGAACACTTGAATCATGGGGTCTTTCTGACGTTGTTCTTCCTTTTTTCTTGATTTTCACTATTGCCTTTGCAGTCTTCCAGCGAGCGCATATTTTTGGTTCAGGAGAGGAGACACGAACATACAATGTTATTCTCTCAACTATTCTGGGCCTTGTTGTTGTTATTCCTCATGTTCTTGGAAGGTATCCGCGAGGGTCAGATCCCGTTGAGATTATCAACGCTGCACTTCCAAATATTGCCGTACTTCTCGTAGCAGTAGTTATGGTGTTTTTACTCCTCGGTCTTTTCGGAGCAAAGCAGAAGTGGCCGAATAAAGCATCAGGATTCATCGCATTCATCTGTTTCATCATCGTAGGATATATCTTTGGAGCAGCAGCTGGATGGTTTGACGATACGTTTAGACTTGATCAGTGGATCAGTCCAGATACACAGGCCTTACTCATAGTGGTGGGTGTTTTTTCACTAATCATATGGTTCATCACGAGAAACCCTAAAGCGGAACCAAAAAACTACGGAAAGAAGTTCTTTGAAGCAATAGGTGACATGTTTGAAGGATCATAGGTACAAGAAGAAATTCAATAAATAAAAAATTCAATAAATAAAATAACGGGTAAACATCATGGCAACATTTGACACGGTCTTACGAACACTTGAAAGCTTAGGACTCTCTGACGTCCTCTTACCTTTTTTTCTTATTTTTACTATTGCCTTTGCAGTATTACAACGCGCAAAAGTTCTTGGAGATCCAGAATCAGACCAATCCGTGCGCACATATCATGTAGTACTCTCAACCATTCTTGGTTTAGTGGTGGTTATTCCGCACATGCTTGGAAAATACCCTCCAAACGCAGATATTGTGAATATTATCAACGCAGCACTTCCTAATGTCGCGGTTGTTCTCGTAGCACTTGTCATGGTGCTCTTGCTAGTAGGGGTGTTTGGAGGCTCACCAACGTGGGCAGGCGGAGCAAGAGGGTTCATAGCATTCCTCTCTTTTGCAGTGGTGTTCTACATTTTTGGTTCTGCTGCAAATTGGTTCCCTGTGAACTGGAGTGTTGATAGGTGGATTGCTCCAGATACTCAGGCAGTGCTCATCGTCCTTGCAGTATTCGCGCTTATCATTTGGTTCATTACAAAGAAACCGGAAAAACCTAAAGAAGCAGGAGAGGGTGCTTTGCCTAGAGGTCTCAAAGCACTTGGAGAGTTGTTTGGAGGGGGAAACGAGTAAACAATGGCAACAGCACTTGACATAGGTCTTGTAGGCTACTTTTCGGTTATTTTCCCGGTACTGCTCATTTTCGTTGTTTCTTATGCCATTCTTTCAAAATCCAAAATTTTTGGGGATAATAATGGAATCTACTCGCTCATAGCGTTTGCGATTTCTATGATGCTTCTCTTCTCGCCTGATGTGGTGAAGATCATTGCGGTAATGGCGCCATGGTTTATACTCATCTTCTTATTCTTTGTTTTCGGTATGATCTTGTTACAGTTCATGGGTGTTGAAGCTGCGAAGATTACGAACTACATGTCGTCTGATTGGACTGCGGTTCACTGGATTGTTTTGGGTCTTGCAATGACCATTCTCATAGGTAGCATTGGTGTTGTGTTTGGACAATCCTTACTTCCGTTTTCAAGTGACAGTGCTGATGGGGTTTCCACTGTTTCAGGAGCTGATGGAAGTGGTTTTGATACTGATACGGGAGATTTTAACCAGAATGTTGCAAGAACTCTTTTCCATCCCAAGGTGCTTGGATTGATCTTCTTATTTTTCATAGGCGCAGCAACTATTAGAATGCTCACTCAAGCGTGAGTGC from Candidatus Woesearchaeota archaeon includes these protein-coding regions:
- the aspS gene encoding aspartate--tRNA ligase; the protein is MTRTHTCNQLRKDHVGSTVTLCGWVNSRRDHGGVIFVDLRDRYGITQIVFNPDCPDFSDAEHLRREDVLEVTGKVLARGEGLVNPNLETGEIEVEVTQLTILSKAQTPPIEVDDRKVVSDDLRLKYRFLDLRRPIMQRNLLARHKAMQAVHKELDSQGFLYVETPLLVKSTPEGARDYVVPSRVNPGKFYALPQSPQLYKQILMASGCDRYYQFAKCLRDEDLRSDRQPEHTQIDLEMSFPTLEQLYEVGETIMKAIFKEIKQVELPTPFPRISFAEAMEKYGTDKPDTRFEMFLHDVTDIVRNSDFTVFRSVVENGGIVKCINPPKNIGRKELDELIKFSQQAGAKGMAWMRATPEGFEGNIAKFFSQDILAQIKEKTGAQPDTVLLFIADTKHTTHLVLDKLRREIGKRQGLIDEDKLNFVWVTDFPFFEWNEDEEKWEAGHNPFSMLTEETIQYLEDDPGKVYCKQFDLVLNGVEIASGSIRNTNPELQTRVLRAIGISEEETQEKFGFLLEAFKYGVPPHGGMGIGFDRIVALALGLDDIREVIAFPKNKSAQCPMDGSPSQISKEQLKELFIDLKLPRSQ
- a CDS encoding tRNA guanosine(34) transglycosylase Tgt, encoding MFNIKAKQGMARVGELTTPSGKRIKTPFFMPVATKGSVKFITSEDLAQMGAGAVIMNSYMLSFKPGQELIKKAGGLHAFTGNDGVIFTDSGGFQMLREELFLEITNNKVKFKNPYTLKPTWFSPETVMELQADLGSDVAMALDHVPAIRADKEEIRKACARTHLWAKRCLDHHKKLREEKGVKQLLFGIAQGGVHEDLREESARIISAMDFDGFAMGGLCIGETRESMYQAITVQAKILPENKPRYLMGVGSPEDLVEAVAHGCDCFDSIFPTQNARHGIVFTRDGAYDIKSSEFKEDFSPLDIHCSCKICKRYSRAFIHHLFRSKEHSVYQLVSYHNLFFNQQVMRECREHIKKGTFDTFRKEFIERYTQGSFKEKEFSEIK